The Fusarium oxysporum Fo47 chromosome II, complete sequence genome includes a region encoding these proteins:
- a CDS encoding rRNA (cytosine-C5-)-methyltransferase NOP2: MGVGRRMKKQGPPQPLSEEHFAKLKRKAGLPVDPVVEAPEKKKRKTNTKERTVIEPKRNGVATKKDVKKTKVTKPMKAAAPAPEPKANGKVKKSKKAPVPALEDVSDEEMDDEFDLEDLEDGSDLGGGAGLGDDFLGSDDDDSVFDSDEDAGGKNTKAMFSEDEDESDAEEKLTAANIAGLSRKLDAQMAEEAAEAEAEMAQEALQTNIHGDKPHILSDEDSDDELSKKTNALLAPDLQLLRTRITENIRVLDDFANLSEEGRSRVEYTSQLIKDICSYYGYSEYLAEKLFNLFTPREAFAFFEANESARPVVIRTNTLRTHRRDLAQALINRGVTLEPVGKWSKVGLQVFESSVPLGATPEYLAGHYILQAASSFLPCMALDPQENERVLDMAAAPGGKTTYMAAMMKNTGIVVANDPNKARAKGLIGNIHRLGTRNVIVSNYDAREFPKPMGGFDRVLLDAPCSGTGVIAKDPSVKTNKTERDFMQLPYIQKQLVLAAIDSVNHASKTGGYIVYSTCSVTVEENEQVVQYALSRRPNVRLVDAGLAFGKEGFTSYMGKKFDPSMRHTRRYYPHTYNVDGFFVAKFHKIGPTPANASNARDRSTGPADEDEVIDRTPIATDDEETGKAKPDDDFGGWDEEEDKEYMEKGRRNAMRRRGLDPKSNSKKAKKEKEIKKQK, translated from the coding sequence ATGGGTGTCGGACGTCGCATGAAGAAGCAGGGTCCTCCTCAACCCCTTTCCGAGGAACACTTTGCAAAACTGAAGCGCAAGGCCGGTCTACCTGTCGATCCCGTCGTCGAGGCgcccgagaagaagaagcgaaagacCAACACAAAGGAGAGGACGGTCATCGAACCCAAGAGAAATGGAGTCGCCACTAAgaaggatgtcaagaagacAAAAGTTACCAAGCCTATGAAGGCTGCGGCGCCTGCTCCGGAGCCAAAGGCCAATggcaaggtgaagaagagcaagaaggccCCAGTGCCGGCGCTGGAGGACGTGtccgatgaggagatggacgATGAGTTTGaccttgaagatctcgaggACGGTTCAGACCTGGGAGGCGGCGCCGGACTCGGCGACGATTTCCTCGGTTCAGACGATGATGACTCTGTATTCGACTCTGACGAAGACGCTGGAGGCAAGAACACGAAAGCCATGTTCTctgaggacgaggacgagtccgacgctgaggagaagctcaCAGCTGCCAACATTGCGGGTCTTTCAAGGAAATTGGATGCTCAAATGGCAGAGGAAGCTGCCGAAGCAGAGGCTGAGATGGCACAAGAGGCTCTCCAGACCAACATCCACGGCGACAAGCCTCATATTCTGTCCGATGAAGACAGCGACGATGAGCTCTCAAAGAAGACAAACGCCCTCCTAGCCCCCGATCTGCAACTTCTGCGAACAAGAATCACCGAGAACATCCGCGTCCTGGACGACTTCGCCAACCTGTCTGAGGAGGGTCGTTCAAGAGTCGAGTATACATCACAACTTATCAAGGATATTTGCTCTTACTATGGCTACTCTGAGTATCTCgctgagaagctcttcaacctcttcaccCCCCGTGAGGCTTTTGCTTTCTTTGAGGCTAACGAGTCGGCCCGTCCCGTCGTCATTCGCACAAACACTCTGCGCACTCATCGTCGTGATCTTGCTCAGGCTCTTATCAACCGTGGTGTTACTCTTGAGCCCGTCGGAAAGTGGTCCAAGGTTGGTCTCCAGGTCTTCGAGAGTAGCGTTCCCCTCGGTGCCACTCCTGAGTATCTTGCCGGCCATTACATTCTCCAAGCTGCCTCCTCTTTCTTGCCCTGCATGGCTCTCGACCCCCAAGAAAACGAGCGCGTGCTCGATATGGCCGCTGCCCCCGGTGGAAAGACTACTTATATGGCTGCTATGATGAAGAACACCGGTATCGTCGTGGCTAACGATCCTAACAAGGCTCGTGCTAAGGGTCTTATTGGTAACATTCACCGTCTTGGAACGCGCAACGTCATTGTCTCAAACTACGATGCCCGTGAGTTCCCCAAGCCTATGGGTGGTTTCGACCGTGTTCTTCTCGATGCTCCCTGCTCTGGAACTGGTGTTATTGCAAAGGATCCTAGtgtcaagaccaacaagaCAGAGCGCGACTTCATGCAACTCCCCTATATTCAGAAGCAGCTTGTTCTCGCCGCCATTGACTCAGTCAACCATGCCTCCAAGACGGGCGGCTATATTGTTTACTCAACCTGTTCCGTCACCGTTGAGGAGAATGAACAGGTCGTTCAATACGCCCTCTCTCGTCGTCCCAATGTTCGCCTTGTCGATGCTGGTCTCGCATTTGGAAAGGAGGGCTTCACCAGCTACATGGGCAAGAAATTCGACCCTTCTATGCGCCACACCCGCCGATACTACCCTCATACTTACAACGTGGACGGTTTCTTCGTTGCCAAGTTCCATAAGATCGGCCCCACGCCCGCTAACGCCTCCAACGCTCGTGACCGTTCTACTGGCCCCGCtgatgaggacgaggtcATCGACAGGACACCTATCGCcacagatgatgaggagacaGGCAAGGCGAAGCCCGACGACGACTTTGGCGGCtgggatgaggaggaggataagGAGTACATGGAGAAGGGACGAAGGAATGCCATGCGCCGAAGGGGTCTGGATCCTAAAAGTAACAGcaaaaaggcaaagaaggagaaggagatcaaAAAACAGAAGTAG
- a CDS encoding ribonuclease III domain-containing protein, with product MSKRPNQDAHSEEDEPRKRVQLNSEKAPLSGTIATVAPGVSRWTVADIPPSLPPLPRISPELEEQVFRHPGLGEPNYERLEWYGDAALEMISTELVFETFEYLPTGRSSQLREQLVRNLTLSDYYRQYGMQHKTKIPADMGSMVDMIRRSGRDKETIKIQGDVFEAYVGAVVKSDPQHGAANAVAWLKALWARTIKDQIRQAEQHRKNDLKGQRFLARSSATTPPTEQTVTTQAIPTAKPKAPSTNKDRLSRAIVVRGIKLRYEDMPCNKKDKNLKLPLFTVGIYLDGWGEAGKLLGFGTALGKKEAGERAAKSVLENKKQLKVYEAKKEAWMKEAHEKEPAAQA from the coding sequence ATGTCTAAAAGGCCGAATCAAGATGCTCACAGCGAAGAGGATGAGCCACGCAAGCGCGTGCAACTTAATTCAGAAAAAGCTCCTCTGTCTGGGACTATTGCCACTGTCGCTCCTGGGGTGTCGCGCTGGACCGTGGCAGACATCCCTCCAAGCCTACCACCTCTGCCACGGATAAGCCCAGAACTAGAGGAGCAAGTTTTCAGACATCCCGGGCTGGGAGAACCTAACTATGAAAGATTGGAGTGGTATGGTGATGCGGCCCTCGAAATGATATCCACGGAGCTGGTCTTTGAAACTTTCGAATACCTCCCCACCGGACGAAGTAGTCAACTTCGTGAACAACTGGTCCGTAACCTCACACTCTCAGATTATTATCGACAATACGGCATGCAGCATAAAACAAAGATTCCCGCCGATATGGGCTCAATGGTGGATATGATACGTCGAAGCGGGAGAGACAAGGAGACGATCAAGATTCAAGGCGACGTTTTCGAGGCATACGTTGGAGCAGTCGTCAAATCAGATCCCCAGCACGGGGCCGCGAACGCCGTCGCTTGGCTCAAAGCGCTCTGGGCTCGGACAATCAAGGACCAAATCAGGCAAGCAGAGCAGCATCGTAAAAACGACCTGAAAGGTCAGCGATTTCTGGCTCGATCCTCTGCGACTACACCACCCACGGAACAGACAGTCACTACACAAGCCATACCAACCGCGAAGCCCAAGGCGCCATCGACCAACAAAGATCGCCTTTCTCGAGCAATCGTCGTCAGGGGCATCAAACTTCGTTACGAAGATATGCCTTGCAACAAGAAGGATAAGAACCTCAAACTCCCCTTGTTTACTGTTGGCATCTATCTGGATGGGTGGGGAGAGGCCGGGAAGCTGCTGGGTTTCGGGACGGCTCTCggaaagaaagaagctgGTGAGAGAGCAGCGAAGTCTGTCTTGGAGAATAAGAAGCAATTGAAGGTATATGAAGCTAAGAAAGAGGCTTGGATGAAGGAAGCACACGAAAAGGAGCCAGCTGCTCAGGCATAA
- a CDS encoding NADP-dependent oxidoreductase domain-containing protein: MYMLSAAITLLHTKFLALGSEYLISSYLKHIPHSLKLRNTAKMGSVATKDVPTYKLNDGTEIPVLAFGLGTAQYKKDPESGLDQHVVDITTKAIKTGYRHLDGAEVYGNEEELGQAIKAGGVPREQLYVTTKIPAEKKGSAIDSFNVSLRKLGLEYVDLYLIHGPWFAETDEDLQQRWAELEQIKESGKAKSIGVSNFLQSHLEAVLKTAKIKPAINQIEYHPYLQHGDLVDFHRKHNIAVSAYGPLTPIVTAKGGPVDPFYTKLAEKYNVTESEVGLRWVIDQDIIALTTSNKVERLEGYLAKLPKFKLTQDEIAEISRLGAKKHFRGFWRNKFDENDRS, from the exons ATGTACATGCTATCCGCGGCAATCACTCTTCTTCATACCAAGTTTCTCGCTCTGGGCTCTGAATATTTAATTAGTTCATACTTGAAACACATTCCTCACTCACTAAAATTGAGAAATACCGCCAAGATGGGCAGTGTCGCTACAAAAGATGTCCCCACCTACAAACTCAATGACGGCACTGAGATTCCGGTT CTAGCTTTCGGTCTGGGAACAGCTCAGTACAAGAAAGATCCCGAGAGTGGACTTGACCAGCATGTAGTCGATATCACTACCAAGGCTATCAAGACTGGATATCGTCATCTGGACGGTGCCGAAG TCTATGGCAACGAAGAGGAGCTCGGGCAAgccatcaaggctggtggtgtTCCTCGAGAACAGCTCTATGTCACCACCAAGATccctgctgagaagaagggttcTGCTATTGACTCTTTCAATGTTTCTCTTCGGAAGCTGGGTCTGGAGTATGTGGATCTCTACCTGATTCACGGCCCTTGGTTTGCCGAAACCGATGAGGACCTGCAACAGCGTTGGGCCGAGCTGGAGCAGATCAAGGAATCTGGCAAGGCCAAGTCTATTGGTGTTTCCAACTTCCTCCAGTCGCACCTTGAGGCTGTTCTCAAGAccgccaagatcaagccTGCTATCAACCAGATTGAGTACCACCCGTATCTCCAGCACGGCGATCTTGTTGACTTTCACAGGAAGCACAACATTGCTGTATCTGCTTACGGCCCCCTTACTCCTATTGTCACTGCTAAGGGCGGACCTGTCGACCCTTTCTACACAAAGTTGGCTGAGAAGTACAACGTGACAGAAAGTGAAGTCGGTCTTCGATGGGTCATTGACCAAGACATCATTGCGCTTACAACAAGCAACAAGGTTGAGCGACTTGAGGGATACTTGGCTAAGCTACCTAAATTCAAGTTGACACAGGATGAGATTGCTGAGATCTCTCGACTTGGTGCCAAGAAGCATTTCCGTGGGTTCTGGAGGAACAAGTTTGATGAGAACGATAGGTCCTAG
- a CDS encoding mitochondrial 37S ribosomal protein RSM27: protein MSVPRARILDLVKAQCQVFATSYNPEGVRMGNKVLRQRLRGPAMAAYYPRKTATIKDLKREFGPTLATWDEGEEDRFEYIEELKLRGKSAPKKKKGPPAPTGKKR from the exons ATGAGTGTCCCACGAGCGCGTATATTGGACTTGGTAAAG GCGCAATGCCAGGTCTTCGCGACCTCATACAACCCTGAAGGCGTACGCATGGGCAATAAGGTCCTGCGACAGCGATTAAGAGGACCGGCCATGGCGGCGTACTATCCTCGAAAGACAGCGACGATCAAGGATCTAAAGCGCGAGTTCGGACCGACACTGGCTACCTGGgatgagggcgaggaggatcGCTTCGAGTACATTGAGGA GCTCAAGCTCCGTGGAAAGAGTGcacccaagaagaagaagggacCTCCAG CTCCCACTGGCAAGAAGCGATAA
- a CDS encoding uncharacterized protein (uncharacterized ACR, YdiU/UPF0061 family-domain containing protein), protein MATHISNGNGALSPASSYEGATLADLPKSWHFTESLPADSIFPTPADSHKTPRDQITPRQVRNAAYTWVRPAEQKDPELLAISPAALRDLGIKSGEESTDDFRQLVAGNKLYGWDEEKLEGGYPWAQCYGGFQFGQWAGQLGDGRAISLFETTNPASGERYELQLKGAGMTPYSRFADGKAVLRSSIREFIVSEALNALKVPTTRALSLTLLPDSKVRRETIEPGAIVLRFAQSWLRLGNFDILRARGDRKLIRQLATYIAEDVFGGWDKLPGRLEDPDEPVKSLDPKRGVSSETIEGDNGSEENRFTRFYREVVRRNAKVVANWQAYGFMNGVLNTDNTSIYGLSIDFGPFAFMDNFDPAYTPNHDDYTLRYSYRNQPTIIWWNLVRFGEAIGELMGAGANVDDSTFVNEGVTKEQEAEVVARAEKLITQAGEEYKAVFLAEYKRLMTARLGLKTHKDSDFDILFSEALDTLEALELDFHHFFRRLSKIKLQDIATGEARNEKASVFFHKEGPPTTISEEDARARLAIWLESWRERIIEDWKDEGEDVSESTDSDRIEAMKRMNPNFVPRGWILDELIQRVEKDGERDVLNRVMHMSLNPFEDRWDGETFDGKTYNGDKDEELRWTDDPPKTERAMQCSCSS, encoded by the exons ATGGCTACCCATATTTCTAATGGTAACGGCGCATTATCGCCAGCGTCCAGCTACGAAGGCGCGACACTTGCGGATCTTCCCAAGTCATGGCATTTTACCGAATCTCTTCCCGCCGATTCCATCTTCCCAACGCCTGCCGACTCCCACAAAACTCCCCGAGATCAGATTACACCTCGGCAAGTTCGCAATGCCGCATACACCTGGGTCCGGCCTGCCGAGCAGAAGGATCCGGAGCTACTGGCCATCAGCCCAGCTGCGTTGCGCGATTTGGGAATCAAGTCTGGTGAAGAGTCCACCGATGACTTTAGACAGCTAGTAGCTGGGAACAAGTTATATGGCTGGGATGAAGAGAAGCTCGAGGGCGGATATCCCTGGGCTCAATGCTACGGAGGCTTCCAATTCGGACAATGGGCTGGCCAACTAGGCGATGGCAGAGCTATTTCTCTCTTTGAGACCACCAACCCTGCCTCTGGCGAGCGCTATGAGCTTCAACTCAAGGGTGCTGGCATGACACCTTACTCCCGGTTCGCTGATGGAAAGGCTGTCTTACGATCCAGTATCCGAGAGTTCATTGTCTCAGAAGCACTCAATGCCCTCAAGGTCCCCACTACCAGAGCTCTATCACTTACGCTTCTGCCAGATTCAAAGGTTCGTCGAGAGACGATCGAGCCCGGCGCCATCGTTCTGCGTTTTGCACAGTCGTGGTTGCGTCTCGGTAACTTTGATATCCTTCGAGCTAGAGGAGACCGTAAGCTCATTAGACAACTGGCCACATACATCGCCGAGGACGTATTTGGTGGCTGGGATAAGCTGCCAGGTCGACTTGAAGACCCTGATGAGCCTGTTAAATCACTGGACCCCAAGCGTGGAGTTTCTTCTGAGACTATTGAAGGAGATAATGGTTCTGAAGAGAACAGATTTACGAGATTCTATCGTGAAGTTGTACGGCGCAATGCCAAAGTGGTGGCCAACTGGCAAGCTTATGGGTTTATGAATGGTGTTTTG AACACGGACAACACCTCGATCTACGGGCTATCAATAGATTTTGGTCCATTTGCTTTCATGGACAATTTTGATCCTGCATATACACCCAATCATGATGATTACACCCTTCGTTATAGTTACAGAAACCAACCCACCATAATCTGGTGGAACCTCGTTCGTTTTGGTGAGGCAATCGGTGAACTGATGGGGGCAGGCGCCAATGTTGACGATTCAACTTTTGTCAACGAAGGTGTTACCAAAGagcaagaggctgaagtagtGGCAAGGGCCGAGAAACTTATTACACAGGCTGGAGAAGAGTACAAGGCAGTGTTCCTCGCAGAGTACAAACGACTCATGACTGCTCGTCTGGGTCTGAAGACACACAAGGACTCTGACTTTGATATCCTTTTCAGCGAGGCTCTCGACACTTTGGAGGCCCTAGAACTTGACTTTCACCACTTCTTTCGTCGTCTCAGCAAGATCAAGTTGCAGGATATCGCCACGGGAGAAGCACGTAACGAGAAGGCGTCTGTGTTCTTCCACAAAGAAGGTCCCCCAACAACTATTTCCGAAGAGGATGCCAGAGCGCGTCTTGCGATCTGGCTTGAAAGCTGGCGCGAGCGTATCATCGAAGATTGGAAGGATGAGGGAGAGGACGTCTCAGAATCTACAGACAGTGACAGAATCGAGGCGATGAAGCGAATGAACCCCAACTTCGTTCCTCGCGGTTGGATACTTGATGAGCTCATCCAACGGGTTGAGAAGGACGGTGAGCGAGATGTGCTGAACCGCGTCATGCATATGTCTCTCAATCCATTTGAAGATCGCTGGGATGGCGAGACATTCGATGGAAAGACGTATAATGGCGATAAGGATGAGGAGCTCCGATGGACAGATGATCCTCCAAAGACCGAGCGAGCTATGCAATGCAGCTGCAGTTCATAG
- a CDS encoding cell-cycle control medial ring component-domain-containing protein encodes MSETAFAQTFLASLESRPVRLSADHVEDPKTYPARPPYIIPRMPKAMSKPNNLAPGSERSITVSLKSLRNPPLSIKLTSQPLDTSILDIKANIEKQTRIPAAKTKLLHNKKPIPDSKILKDLLGETDMSIEFTVMVIGGAAAIPPEEPEATPEAQPVGAQALQTEAFWSDLKGFLMQRLKDEAEAERLSELFKSSWESSQANP; translated from the exons atgtctgaaACCGCTTTCGCCCAAACATTTCTGGCGTCGCTAGAGTCGCGGCCTGTCCGACTCTCTGCCGACCATGTCGAAGACCCCAAGACTTACCCTGCTCGGCCACCT TACATCATCCCCCGCATGCCCAAGGCCATGAGCAAACCCAACAACCTCGCTCCCGGTTCCGAACGAAGCATCACTGTGTCACTCAAGTCACTTCGCAACCCTCCTCtgagcatcaagctcacttcTCAACCCCTAGACACCTCAATCCTGGATATCAAGGCCAATATCGAGAAGCAGACAAGGATACCCGCCGCTAAGACTAAGTTGCTGCACAACAAGAAGCCTATCCCTGATAGCAAGATTCTTAAGGACCTACTAGGCGAGACAGATATGTCTATTGAGTTTACGGTTATGGTTATCGGAGGTGCCGCTGCTATTCCACCAGAAGAGCCTGAGGCCACCCCTGAGGCCCAACCCGTAGGCGCCCAAGCCTTACAGACGGAGGCCTTCTGGAGTGACCTGAAAGGATTCTTGATGCAACGACTAAAGGACGAAGCTGAGGCCGAACGTCTCTCTGAGCTTTTCAAATCAAGTTGGGAGTCGAGTCAAGCAAATCCATAG
- a CDS encoding armadillo-type protein translates to MSSAGSTGVSPERTVPIFAASVQAENSNPLPLAPGSKEAGKSIPAKKNIAALSTSKLANQGLPKKMKLSHDSSTTDQVYPVDKFLAKLSEQQSALNQQNDANKLRDETNQYARAFDHASSSNSLPVTPATDAFPSTAPTTRPASATLDEARSESEEVMRLRLQLAQAQNEISKLDQELAETRVVKTTADVPPFGTRGPVYPPRENAWGPPDDSHSDTSDAMSASTFNRTREIWGNQPIFANTVQTPVIEPTPGKWLGGRLFSQPCSEPTGTPFPVMEGYRSERLTPDTEMMRSNYGRRGNRFEGRFNSPQPFGPGCGGGFNSPMNQSDYMGSPAPGAPSNAPQGLGPMGVYPPYPNPAGTPLSPHASEFTTGSGWKNEVGLPALYSHRTLNLRQVLAPDDQTYLAPTEPLNYRRLLDRNVNCNWKYIVDKIVCNNDQQASIFLQQKLKVGTADQKFEIVDAIVAQAYPLMINRFGNFLVQRCFEHGTPDQVINIAEAIRGNTLNLSMDPFGCHVVQKAFDSLLRRIPETVIHRYACHVWQKLFELRWTESPPQIMKFVNDALRGMWHEVALGETGSLVVQNIFENCLEEDKRPCIEEVLANIDIVAHGQFGNWCIQHICEHGAPPDRSRAIDHVIRYAAEYSTDQFASKVVEKCLKIGGAEFLGRYLDRVCEGRRDRTRIPLIDIASDQYGNYLIQWILNNASPQHREIVAAHIRKHMVSLRGSKFGSRVGMLCTNHAVATRPGPGAGPGMGGRMGPGPRYNNGYR, encoded by the exons ATGTCCTCAGCTGGGTCTACTGGGGTATCTCCTGAACGGACTGTCCCCATCTTCGCTGCCAGTGTGCAGGCCGAAAACTCAAATCCCTTGCCACTTGCCCCGGGCTCG AAGGAAGCTGGCAAGAGCATCCCtgcaaagaagaacatcgCCGCTCTATCCACTTCGAAGTTGGCGAATCAAGGCCTTCCAAAG AAGATGAAACTCAGCCATGATAGCTCGACCACCGATCAGGTGTACCCTGTGGATAAATTCCTTGCGAAGCTCTCCGAGCAGCAATCTGCCCTGAATCAGCAAAACGATGCCAACAAGCTCAGGGACGAAACCAACCAGTATGCGAGAGCATTTGATCATGCATCTTCGAGCAACTCTCTTCCTGTCACTCCTGCTACTGATGCTTTCCCGAGCACAGCTCCTACCACGCGCCCTGCAAGTGCCACCTTGGATGAAGCTCGTAGCGAGAGCGAAGAGGTAATGCGTTTGAGGTTACAGCTCGCTCAGGCACAGAACGAAATCTCGAAGCTTGATCAAGAACTAGCCGAGACACGCGTTGTGAAGACTACAGCCGATGTGCCCCCTTTCGGAACCCGCGGTCCAGTTTACCCCCCTCGCGAGAATGCCTGGGGCCCTCCCGATGACAGTCATTCTGACACCAGTGACGCTATGTCCGCTTCCACATTCAATCGTACCCGAGAGATCTGGGGCAATCAGCCAATTTTTGCCAACACAGTCCAGACACCAGTCATTGAACCAACCCCAGGAAAATGGCTCGGAGGGCGTCTCTTCAGCCAACCGTGTTCTGAACCTACCGGAACGCCCTTTCCCGTGATGGAAGGATATCGAAGTGAACGCCTGACCCCAGATACGGAGATGATGCGATCGAACTACGGGCGTCGAGGAAACCGCTTCGAGGGCCGTTTCAACTCACCTCAACCATTCGGACCTGGCTGCGGAGGAGGATTTAATAGTCCCATGAATCAGTCCGACTACATGGGAAGTCCTGCACCTGGAGCACCGTCGAATGCTCCCCAAGGATTGGGTCCTATGGGTGTGTACCCACCATATCCCAACCCCGCTGGAACACCTCTCTCGCCTCACGCTTCCGAGTTCACCACTGGTTCTGGGTGGAAGAATGAGGTTGGTTTGCCTGCGTTGTACTCACACAGGACGCTAAACCTGAGACAGGTGTTGGCCCCCGATGACCAGACCTACCTCGCTCCGACAGAGCCGCTGAATTATCGCCGTCTTTTGGATCGCAATGTGAACTGCAACTGGAAGTACATTGTCGACAAAATCGTCTGCAACAACGACCAACAAGCTTCCATCTTTCTGCAGcagaagctcaaggttgGAACCGCTGACCAGAAGTTCGAAATTGTCGACGCGATCGTCGCCCAGGCCTATCCATTGATGATCAACCGCTTTGGCAACTTTTTGGTGCAGCGATGCTTTGAGCATGGGACACCTGACCAAGTCATCAACATCGCGGAAGCCATTCGGGGCAACACGCTGAATCTCTCTATGGATCCCTTCGGATGTCATGTCGTTCAAAAGGCATTTGACTCT CTTCTTCGTCGAATCCCGGAGACGGTCATTCACCGTTATGCCTGCCACGTCTGGCAGAAGCTTTTTGAGCTGCGTTGGACAGAGTCACCCCCACAAATCATGAAATTTGTCAATGACGCTCTGAGGGGCATGTGGCACGAGGTTGCCCTGGGAGAGACGGGTAGTCTTGTCGTGCAGAACATTTTTGAAAACTGCCTCGAGGAGGATAAG CGCCCTTGTATCGAAGAAGTCCTTGCAAACATTGACATCGTCGCCCATGGGCAATTTGGCAACTGGTGTATCCAGCATATTTGTGAACACGGTGCTCCCCCGGATCGCAGTCGAGCTATTGACCATGTTATTCGTTACGCCGCTGAGTACAGTACCGACCAGTTCGCTTCAAAGGTCGTCGAGAAGTGTCTCAAAATTGGAGGTGCAGAATTCCTTGGTCGTTACCTAGACCGAGTCTGTGAAGGTCGTCGTGACCGTACTCGCATCCCACTGATTGACATTGCAAGTGACCAATACGGCAACTATCTCATTCAGTGGATTCTTAACAATGCCTCTCCCCAGCATCGCGAAATTGTTGCTGCCCACATCCGAAAGCACATGGTTTCACTGCGAGGGTCCAAGTTCGGCTCCCGAGTTGGTATGCTTTGTACCAACCACGCGGTCGCAACTCGTCCTGGTCCTGGTGCTGGCCCTGGGATGGGCGGACGCATGGGACCTGGGCCGCGCTACAACAATGGTTACCGCTAA
- a CDS encoding acyl CoA binding protein-domain-containing protein, protein MADSVDRVFVHALNTVKKIPKTGASRPPPTDRLRLYGLYKQAMEGDVDGVMERPTAASGMASDDLQREKDKWDAWNLQKGLSRTESKRRYIEALIDTMHRYATTPDAEELVSELEFVWNQIKNNSPSSSLSSPRANRSAGASQPYEDAAQASDAEGPMKEIRPMSEYDEAELRSQKQLELEDDDIDGSQNHDRVSGRWQRKVERALTTMSAEVAALREQITTGREWRAKKERSLPALVKWFAWVVVKHLFADFVILTVVLLWLRKRKDRRLEDLVRAAVKLVREYVRNVLPSRG, encoded by the exons ATGGCGGACTCAGTAG ATCGCGTGTTTGTCCACGCTCTCAATACCGTCAAAAAGATACCCAAGACTGGCGCATCGAGACCACCTCCGACCGATCGACTCCGACTATATGGACTTTATAAGCAGGCTATGGAGGGTGATGTCGACGGTGTAATGGAACGTCCAACAGCCGCCTCCGGAATGGCTTCCGACGACCTACAGCGCGAAAAGGACAAATGGGACGCATGGAATCTGCAAAAAGGACTAAGCCGAACAGAATCCAAGAGAAGGTATATCGAGGCGCTGATAGATACGATGCATCGATATGCGACCACGCC GGATGCCGAAGAACTTGTGTCGGAACTCGAATTTGTCTGGAAtcagatcaagaacaacagcccAAGCTCATCATTATCGTCGCCGCGAGCGAATCGATCGGCCGGTGCATCCCAACCATACGAAGACGCTGCGCAAGCAAGCGATGCCGAAGGCCCTATGAAAGAGATCAGACCGATGAGCGAGTACGACGAAGCGGAACTCCGGTCCCAGAAGCAATTAGAACTCGAGGACGATGATATCGATGGATCGCAAAATCACGATCGAGTTAGTGGCCGGTGGCAGCGAAAGGTCGAGCGTGCCCTGACAACCATGTCTGCCGAGGTAGCTGCGTTACGAGAACAAATTACAACAGGTCGAGAGTGGCGGGCAAAGAAGGAGCGCAGCTTACCAGCTTTGGTGAAGTGGTTTGCCTGGGTGGTTGTGAAGCATTTGTTCGCCGACTTTGTCATTCTGACTGTCGTGTTATTATGGCTAAGAAAGCGCAAGGACCGTCGCCTAGAAGATCTGGTGAGGGCAGCTGTCAAACTTGTTAGGGAATATGTTCGAAATGTGTTGCCTTCTCGAGGGTGA